The following coding sequences are from one Paenibacillus stellifer window:
- the pdxS gene encoding pyridoxal 5'-phosphate synthase lyase subunit PdxS — translation METGTSRVKRGMAEMQKGGVIMDVMNAEQAKIAEAAGAVAVMALERVPSDIRAAGGVARMADPTIVEEVLKVVSIPVMAKARIGHYVEAKVLESLGVDYLDESEVLTPADEVFHIDKREFTVPFVCGAKDLGEALRRISEGASMIRTKGEPGTGNIVEAVRHMRYINSQIRKVQNMSKDELYAEAKNLGVAYDLLVEVHELGKLPVVNFAAGGVATPADAALMMHLGADGVFVGSGIFKSDSPEKFARAIVEATTHYTDYKLIAEVSKNLGTPMKGIDIATLTAAERMSERGW, via the coding sequence ATGGAAACAGGAACTTCTAGAGTTAAAAGAGGTATGGCTGAAATGCAAAAAGGCGGCGTCATCATGGACGTCATGAATGCGGAACAGGCGAAAATCGCCGAAGCTGCAGGCGCCGTGGCTGTTATGGCCCTGGAGCGCGTACCTTCTGATATCCGGGCAGCCGGCGGTGTAGCACGTATGGCGGACCCTACGATCGTAGAAGAGGTCCTTAAGGTCGTCAGCATTCCTGTAATGGCCAAAGCGCGTATCGGCCACTATGTAGAAGCCAAGGTGCTGGAATCGCTCGGGGTTGACTACCTGGACGAGAGCGAAGTGCTGACTCCTGCCGACGAGGTGTTCCACATCGACAAGCGCGAGTTCACGGTGCCATTCGTCTGCGGAGCGAAGGATCTGGGTGAAGCGCTGCGCCGGATTAGCGAAGGTGCTTCGATGATCCGTACGAAAGGCGAACCGGGAACCGGCAATATCGTGGAAGCTGTTCGTCACATGCGCTATATCAACAGCCAAATCCGCAAGGTTCAAAATATGTCGAAGGACGAGCTGTATGCCGAAGCGAAAAATCTGGGCGTAGCTTACGACCTTCTGGTTGAAGTCCATGAGCTGGGCAAGCTGCCTGTTGTTAACTTTGCTGCCGGCGGCGTTGCGACTCCTGCTGATGCCGCGCTGATGATGCATCTGGGCGCCGACGGCGTGTTCGTAGGCTCGGGTATTTTCAAATCGGACAGCCCCGAGAAGTTCGCTCGTGCAATCGTTGAAGCAACGACGCATTACACGGACTATAAGCTGATTGCCGAGGTTTCCAAGAACCTGGGAACACCGATGAAAGGCATCGACATCGCAACATTGACCGCTGCCGAACGGATGTCGGAACGCGGCTGGTAA
- the pdxT gene encoding pyridoxal 5'-phosphate synthase glutaminase subunit PdxT, protein MKIGVLALQGAVTEHIVSVGKAGAEGVPIKRVEELKEIDGLIIPGGESTTIGKLMRKYDFIEAIREFAADGRPIFGTCAGLIVMAKEIAGGEPPHLELMDITVARNAFGRQRESFECDLDVKGIDEPIRAVFIRAPLIEKVGRGVEVLSEYNGEIVTARQGNLLVSSFHPELTDDYRLHQYFTDMVQAARNVGA, encoded by the coding sequence ATGAAGATAGGAGTGCTGGCGCTTCAAGGCGCCGTAACGGAACATATCGTAAGCGTCGGCAAGGCCGGTGCGGAGGGCGTGCCCATCAAGCGGGTAGAGGAATTGAAGGAAATCGACGGTCTGATTATCCCGGGCGGCGAGAGCACTACCATCGGCAAGCTGATGCGGAAGTATGACTTTATCGAGGCGATCCGAGAGTTCGCGGCTGATGGCAGGCCGATTTTTGGCACATGTGCCGGCTTGATTGTGATGGCCAAGGAAATTGCAGGCGGGGAGCCTCCCCATCTGGAGCTGATGGATATCACCGTGGCGCGTAACGCTTTTGGACGCCAGCGGGAGAGCTTCGAGTGCGACCTGGACGTCAAAGGCATCGACGAACCGATCCGCGCGGTGTTCATCCGTGCCCCTCTCATCGAGAAGGTAGGACGCGGCGTTGAGGTGCTGTCCGAGTATAACGGAGAGATTGTGACGGCGCGCCAGGGCAATTTGCTCGTATCTTCCTTTCACCCAGAGTTAACCGATGATTACCGGCTGCATCAGTATTTTACGGACATGGTGCAAGCGGCCCGGAACGTCGGGGCATAA